From the Halobacterium zhouii genome, the window TGGCGCCCGATTTCGAGGTGCGCAACCATGTGATTCACGCCGACCAGCGGCACGTTCAGGGCCTGGGCGAGCGCTCGCGCGGCCGTCCCGACGATTCGCAGGCAGGGGCCGAGACCCGGCCCCCGGGAGAACGCAACTGCATCGAGTTCGCCGTCAGCGTGCTCGAGTGCCCGCTCCACGACGGCGGGAATCGCCGAGCGCATGTGCTCGGCGGCCTCGCTCGGGTCGATGCCGCCGCTCTCTGGCTGGTAAGCGTCGGACTCGATAGAAACGGTGTCTGCCTCGGAATCGTACAGCGCCGCGCTCGCGCACCACGCCGTGCCCTCGATTCCGAGAACGCGCATCTACGGCCTTACTCCCACTCGGTGTAACCGCACTGGCCGCAGTGCTGGCGGTCACCGTGGTCCGCGAGGAACGTGTCGCCACAGCGCGGGCACGTCTCCTTGGCGACCTCGCCGTCCTCGTAGTAGTCGCTCCGGGGCATTATTCGGCCTCCTCCGCGTCGGCGTCCTCGTCGGCGCCGATCTTGTTGCGCTCGAGCATGTAGTCCTGCTCGACCTCAGTGGCCTCCTCCGGGGAGTCGTACACCTTCGCGCGCCCGACGGTCGTGCGCATCCCGAACTTCGTGCCGAGCTCGTGAACGACGACCTCCTCGGAGTCCTTGTCGAGTTTCGCCGCGAGACTGTCTCGAACCGACAGACGCGACGGCGTTGCTTCCTCGTGCGTGATCTCGAACTTGACCTCCGTCCGGTGGAGCAGGGGGTTGCCCTCCTGATCCAGAATTTCGATTTCCATGGTCAGTTGTTCGTATATGAACGCGAAATCAGTAAAAGGATTTCGAACGACCCGTCACGGCAGTTTCGAGCCAACTCACCACTCGCGAACCGACGAGCCCGGTCAGTTCTCCAGCAGCGACCAGAACTCCTCGGTGGTCTCCAGCAGTTCACAGAGCTCCCGTACTCGCTCCGTGCGCTCGCTGGTGACGTTCGCGAGCACCATCCCCTCCCCGGGTTGGCCGTAGACGACGCTCGCGCCGACGGGCGCAGCGAGCACGGCGGGCAACGTCGCGAGGTCCTCCTCGCCCGTCACCCGGATGAGCGTCGTGCCGTCGGCGCCGATTGCGTCGACGAGCGCCGACAGCAGTGCCGCGGAGACGGTCGCCGCATCGCTCTCGACGGCCACCTCGCGGTCCGCCTCGGGCATCCCACCGGCGACCGCCTCTGTGACCGCCTCGCGCTCGGTCTTCCCGTCTACGACCGCGACGTCCGGCGGCGCACCCGCGTTGACCAGGTGGTACGTGACGACGTCACCGACCGCAATGACCGGGCTCCCGGCGGCAGAAAGCAGTCGCTCCGCGTCCTCGTAGACGGGGCCGAGTGGCTCCCGGAACGCCGCGCGGGCGTCCTCGGGGAGCGTGGCGACCGCGCGAGGCACTATCTGACCTTCAGCGCGTACTCGCCCGGCTCCTCGACCTCCATCTTCTCGGCGATTTCGGAGGTCTCGGGGTGCGTGATGACGACGTAGCCGGCCCAGTCCTCCGTGAGCGTGTTCGACCCGCAGTGGGGGCAGACGTCCTCGTCGGGCTCGACGATGTGGTGGCAGTCCCGGCAGGCGAGTCGGTTCGACGCCATCTACTCGGCCTCCTGCTCTCGCTCGCGCTCCTCCCGGAGCCACCCGTGCTTGCCCAGCCCGGGCTGTTTCGCGGTGAGTCCGATCTTCGACTCACGGGGGTTGCGCTCGTCGATGCTCTTCGTGACGATGCGGGCGCGGACCGCGTCGTCGGTGCCGATGACGTTGTTCGACTCGCGGGACGCGAGTTGCTGGTTCTCCTCGTCGAACGCGAGGTACTCGTCGGAGATCTGGGAGACGTGCAGGAGTCCGTCGACCGGCCCGATGCCGACGAACGCGCCGAAGCTCACCACTTCGACGATCTCGCCGTCGACGACTTCCTGCATCTCGGGGTCGAACGTGACCGCGTCGAACTCGGCGTCGTAGTAGACGCCGGGGCGGTTCGGCAGTACAGCACCGTCCCCGATGTCGTGAACTTCGGTGATCGTGACGACGCTCCCGATGTCTTCGTCCATCCGGCCCTCGAGTTTGTCCTGCAAGAGGCGCTTGACGAGGTCCGTACCCACGTCTCCGAGGTGCTTTGGCGGAACCTCGATCGTGTCCTTCAGGCGTGCTCGCTTGTACATCTATGGTTGAGTGGTTGTGAGTTGATTCCGACCCCTTAAATGAATTACCGGAACGCCCGCGTCGAGCACCCGGTCTTTCAGTGGGCCGTCGTTCGTGACGACGGCGTCGACCTCGCCGGTCGTGGCGAGTTCGAGCAGCGCGTCGTCAGCGTACGATGCGTCCGTCTCGACGGTCTCGCAGCGCGCCGCCAGGTCCGCCCCCACGCTCGCCGCCGTCCCCTCCTCGCCGCCGTGAGTCGCGAGCTTCTCCAGCTCCGCGACGACGGCGGCGGGGACGAATGGGTCGTAGTCCGACAGCAGGTCCTCCAACTCCTCGAAGACCCGCACGCCGAACTCGACCGGCATCATCAGCGCGTTGGCGTCCATGGCGACCCGCATCACTCCGTGAGCGTGCCGACGCCGATGAGCCGCCATCGCGCGCCGACGCGGCGGTTGATGGCGATCTTCGCGCCCTCGCGAGCGCACACCGGCCGCTTCAGTTCGACCTCGCATTCCTCGTCACGGGCGCTCGTCACCGCGCCGACGGTGGTGGCGGTGCCGACCGTGAGCATCAGCGGTTCGCCGGTGTTGATGGGGTCGATCTCCTCGCCCTCCTCGGCGCCGACGAGGCGCTCGAGCAGGTCGACATCCATCGTGAACGAGTCCCACGCCGGCGGGAGTGAACCCGGCGGACCGGCGACCTGGCCGGCGAGCGCGTCGCCCTTCGTGGCGCTCGGGTCGAGACCCGTCCCGACGCCGAGCAAGCCGCCCGGCGAGACGGTGTCGACGGTCTCACCGCCGGCCTGCAGGCTCCGGACGTCGGTCGTGATGGGGCGCCACTCGGACTGCCCGCCCTCCTCGACCTCGCGGCCGGGACGGAGTTCGAGTTCGTCGCCGCCCTCGAGTTCGCCCTGCACGAGGCTGCCCCCGAGCACGCCGCCCGAAAGCCCCTCCCAGGTGGTCCCGGGGCGGTTGATGTCGAACGACCGCGCGACGTACAGTTCGGCGTCCGCGTCGGGGTTGCGTTCCGGGGTCGGAATCTCGCGCTCGAGTGCGTCGATGAGCAGGTCGAGGTTGAGTTCCTCCTCCGCGGAGACGGGGACGACCGGCGCGTCCTCCGCGACGGTGCCCTCCACGAACTCCTGTATCTGCTCGTGGTTCTCGCGGGCCTGCTCTGCGTCCACGAGGTCGACCTTGTTCTGGGCGATGACGACGTTCTCGATGCCGATGATGTCGAGCGCCATCAGGTGCTCCTCGGTCTGGGGCTGGGGCACCGATTCGTTGGCGCTGACGACCAGCACCGCGCCGTCCATGAGGGATGCCCCCGAGAGCATCGTCGCCATCAGCGTCTCGTGTCCGGGCGCGTCGACGAACGAGACGGTGCGGAGCACCTCCGTCTCGACGTCGTGCTCGGAGCACGTCTCTTCGACCGTGTAACACTCGGGCTCCTCGGCCTCTGGACAGCGACGCAGCGTCGCGTCCGCGTACCCGAGGCGAATAGAGATGCCGCGTTTCATCTCCTCGGAATGCTGGTCGGTCCACTCACCGCTGAGTGCGCGGACCAGGGTCGTCTTGCCGTGGTCCACGTGACCCACCAGTCCGATGTTCACCTCCGGTTGTCGGTTGTTGTCTGCCATGTTCACAGAGTAATCTTGCGTGAATTTCGCCCCGAGCGACTGATAAACCTACTGTTACAGGCTCGTCTCGAACACCGGTCGCTTCGACAGACTCGGCTCGAACGCTGGCCCGGTGGGTCCATCCTGCGTGCAGCCACCCGAGTCAGCCAGTCGGGACGGCCAGACCAGTGTTCGCCCATCAGGTACATCGTCGTCGGGATGGTACTGGGGCCGTGGACGGACCAGTGGACGTTCGGGCGGTCGTCGTCGGATTCGTCGCGGCGATCGCAGTGACAGCCGGACTCGTCTACGTCGTGGGCGTGAACGACGTCATCACTGCACTAGGGCGCGCGGACCCACAACGCATTCTGCTCGTCGCCGCCGCGGCGATCGTCTGGCTGACCTCGTGGGCGCTCTCGCTCCGGACGGTGCTCGGCGTGCTCGGCCAACACCTCAGCGTGCCGCGGGCCATCGCCGTCTACGCGTCGACGACGTTCGCGAACAACGTCACGCCGTTCGGCCAGGCCGGCGGCGAACCGTTCAGCGCGTACCTCATCTCGAACGAGACGGACATCGAGTACGACACCGGGTTCGCGGCCATCTCGAGCGTGGACGCCATCCACTTCGTGCCGTCGCTCACGCTCGGCGTTCTCGGAATCGGCTACGTCGGGGCGACCGCCGCGCTCACTCGGCGCCTCACCATGGTGGCCGGCGTCGTCGGCGTGCTCGCGGTCGGCCTCCCCATCGCGGCGTACTTCGGGTGGCGCAACCGGGAGCGCGTCGAAGCGGGGGTGGCGCGGGTCGTCACGCCCATCGTCCACGCGGTCGGTCGCGTCGTTCCGCAGTTCGACGCGCCGGACGCGAGCGGCATCGAGGAGCGTGTGGATCGGTTCTTCGTCGCCATCGACCGCGTCGCCGCCGACCGCCGGGGACTCGCGGTCGCGGTCGGCTACTCGGCGCTCGGGTGGCTCGCGCTCGTGGCCTCTCTCTGGTCGTCGCTGTTCGCGCTCGGCTACGTCGTCCCGCTGTCGGTCGTGCTGGTGGCGATTCCGGTCGGCGACCTCGCCGCGGCAGCCCCGCTCCCGGGCGGCCTCGGCGGCGTCGAGGCCCTCTACGTGCTCGTCCTCGCCACGCTCACGCCGGTGTCCGCCGGCGCCGTCGCCGCTGCGGTGCTCGTCCACCGCGGCGCGACCTACCTCTTCCCCATCGTGCTCGGCGGCGCCGTCGCCGCCGTCATCGCGACCGACTGAGCGCGCCGCTTTTCCCCCCGACGCGCCTACCACCGGGTGATGCGAGAGTTCGGGTTCGAACTCCGACTGTGCGCGCGCCTCGAAGCCGGCGGTGTGCCGGGACTCGCCAGCGACGACGGCGCCGGCGAACCGGGCAACGCCGACGCGGGCGTCGTCGCCCGGCAACTCGGCACGAGCGTACACGCCGCGGGCGGCCGCATCGTCGACACCGTCTGCGTGCTCCCCGGGCCGGAGTTCGAAACGCGCGTGGCGCTCGCGAGCGACGCTATCCCGCTGCCCGCCATCGAGGCCGAGGTCGGCGTCGGCCGGTTCCGGCGCGTCACGAGCGTCTTCGACGACCCGCCGGAGCGCGCCCGCCGACTCGCGGAGCGCGGCCGCGAAGCGGGCTTCCTCGAACTCGACAGACAGAACGGCCAGACGGTCGTCCGGCAGACCGGCCGCTACCCAGACTGGGTCGGCGGACTGGTCGGCGTGGAGAACAAACCCGACCTCGGGCGCCCCGGCGACCTGGAGTGGCAGACCCGCCACGACGCCAGCCTCGGGGTGCTGGATTACGCCGTCGTCGCCACGGAGTCCCACGTCACGCGCGCTCATCTGAACCGCCTTCCCGACGCAGTCGGCGTGTGGCGCGTGAACTTCGAGAACGAGGACGCTTCGACCAGCGGCGCCGACGACCCGGTCGACAGCCCCATCGAGGTGATTCGGAAACCCGAGCGACTCGACTCGGCTGGACCCGGCCTCGAGGTGCTCGACTCGAAACCGGGGCGGACCGACGTCCGACCGGTCACGGCGGACGCGAAGGCCCGCCAGCGTCTGCGTATCGCCGAGCGCGCGTTCGGGAAGGGATGGCGAACGTACGACCTGCCGGCGTGTACCGAGCACGAGTCCGCAGCGGAAGCCGACACCGAGACGCTTCCGTTCTGCGCGTACAAGGACCGCCTCGTCGACGCTGCCGCAGAGTGCGGACCCGAGTGTCCGGGCTACAACCCGGTGGACGACGAGAAGGCACCAGTCACCGACCTCGACGCGGAACGCGAGCGCAACACCGCGTGGCGCGCCGACGCCGGCGGCCGCCGTCGGCAGTCGGGACTCGGCCGGTTCACGTAGGTCGTCGACGGCGTCGATGTGCCGCGAACGTCGTAGCTGGTACGCCCCACCGTGCACCGGTCAGAGACGAAACGTCTCACCGTCTACCGCGATCTCGTCGGCGAACGCCTCCGCCCCGGGGTAGAAGTGCGCGGCGTGGACGACCCGCGTCTCACTCGCGTCGAGGTCCTCACCCAGCGCGAGCGCGCCCTCCCGGGTCATGTGTTTCGTGCCGAACGTTCGCGGGACGCCGTCCGAGCCCTCGTGTTTGCCGCCCAGCGGGTGATGCTCGCAGAGGCTCGCCGGGACGATGCCGTCCGCGAGCAGGAGGTCGGCGTCCCGCATCGCGTCTCGCGATTGCGTAGGAATATTGTATGTCGTATCGCCGGAGAGCGCGAGTGTTGCCCCGTCCCGCTCGACGACTACGCCGTAGCAGAGCAGCGGCGGGTGGTCGACGGGCACGAGCGTCACGTCGAACCCCGCCGCCTCGAATGTCTCGTGGGGTGCGACGCCACGCGCGTCCAGCGCGCCCAGGTAGTCGAACTTGCGGGCGACCGTCTCCGCGACACTCTCGCCGGTCTCCGGGTCGGTCTCGTTCGCGGCGTACACCGGCAGGTCGTCGAACAATCGATTCGCGTTCCCGAGGCCGTCGAGGTGGTCGAAGTGGACGTGCGTCACGACGCCCGCGTCCGGCAGCGGGACGTCCTCGCGGAGGAACTGTCGGCGGAAGTCCGGGCTGAAATCCAGCAGGAGTGAATCTCCCGTGGACTCGTCCTCGACGTGGACGGAGAATCGGGTGCGCTCGATGCCGCGCTCGCGGGCGGCCTCGCAGGTGGCACAATCGCAGTTCGGCGTCGGCGTCCCGGTGGTGTCGCCCGTGCCGAGCAGCGTGACCTGCATCAGGTAGCGCGACGGCCGGCGGCATCTAAAGCAGTGGGGTCTGCCGCGGCCCCAGTAGTTCACCGGGAGAGTTTGTACAACTTCTCGCCACCCCCACTGACCAGCAATCCGTCCTCGACGAGCACTGGCGGTGTGAACAACAACGCACCGAGTCGACCCGACTTCCACACCACCTCCCGCTTCTGGATGTCGAACGCCACAACTCGCTGATCGCTACAGAAGTACAGGATGCGGCCGTCCTTGCCAATCGTCGGTGTCGACGGGATGGGACCCCTCGATTCGTGTCGCCACTGTACCTCCCCCTCCTGGAGGTCTATCGCGTACAGCACACCGGACGCATCGCCAACGTAACCGACCCCGTCCATGACCCTTGGACGAGCGCGGACGTGGCCAACCTCAGGCACCTCCCAGCGGCGCTCCCCGGTCTGGCGGTCGACCGCCACGACGCCACTACTCCGATACCCGATCACCACGAGGTCGCCAGCCACCGTTAGTTTCGGCGTCACGTAGGTAGACTCGTATACGTGCCAATCGAGTGTCCCGGTGGCAACGTCGAGCGCGAACGTCCCACTTTTCGCCGTCCCGATGATAACTCGGTTCTCAGTGATGTGTGGCGCGGCGTAGCCGTGCGTTCGGTCGAACGTCCATTCTCGGTCGCCGCCAGACGTGAACGAGTAGACCGGACCGCCGCCGAGGACGATTCGCGTCGGTGTCGCCCCGGGTTCATGAGTTATCTTCCCAGCCGTCGATGTCCGCCACTGCTGCGTCCCCGCTCCGGCGTCGATAGCGTACAGCGTTCCATTGTACGTCCCGATGTACAGTGAATCGCCA encodes:
- a CDS encoding 30S ribosomal protein S27ae; the encoded protein is MPRSDYYEDGEVAKETCPRCGDTFLADHGDRQHCGQCGYTEWE
- a CDS encoding 30S ribosomal protein S24e: MEIEILDQEGNPLLHRTEVKFEITHEEATPSRLSVRDSLAAKLDKDSEEVVVHELGTKFGMRTTVGRAKVYDSPEEATEVEQDYMLERNKIGADEDADAEEAE
- a CDS encoding GTP-dependent dephospho-CoA kinase family protein, producing MPRAVATLPEDARAAFREPLGPVYEDAERLLSAAGSPVIAVGDVVTYHLVNAGAPPDVAVVDGKTEREAVTEAVAGGMPEADREVAVESDAATVSAALLSALVDAIGADGTTLIRVTGEEDLATLPAVLAAPVGASVVYGQPGEGMVLANVTSERTERVRELCELLETTEEFWSLLEN
- the spt4 gene encoding transcription elongation factor subunit Spt4, which encodes MASNRLACRDCHHIVEPDEDVCPHCGSNTLTEDWAGYVVITHPETSEIAEKMEVEEPGEYALKVR
- a CDS encoding DNA-directed RNA polymerase; protein product: MYKRARLKDTIEVPPKHLGDVGTDLVKRLLQDKLEGRMDEDIGSVVTITEVHDIGDGAVLPNRPGVYYDAEFDAVTFDPEMQEVVDGEIVEVVSFGAFVGIGPVDGLLHVSQISDEYLAFDEENQQLASRESNNVIGTDDAVRARIVTKSIDERNPRESKIGLTAKQPGLGKHGWLREEREREQEAE
- a CDS encoding PIN domain-containing protein, which translates into the protein MDANALMMPVEFGVRVFEELEDLLSDYDPFVPAAVVAELEKLATHGGEEGTAASVGADLAARCETVETDASYADDALLELATTGEVDAVVTNDGPLKDRVLDAGVPVIHLRGRNQLTTTQP
- a CDS encoding translation initiation factor IF-2 subunit gamma, with the translated sequence MADNNRQPEVNIGLVGHVDHGKTTLVRALSGEWTDQHSEEMKRGISIRLGYADATLRRCPEAEEPECYTVEETCSEHDVETEVLRTVSFVDAPGHETLMATMLSGASLMDGAVLVVSANESVPQPQTEEHLMALDIIGIENVVIAQNKVDLVDAEQARENHEQIQEFVEGTVAEDAPVVPVSAEEELNLDLLIDALEREIPTPERNPDADAELYVARSFDINRPGTTWEGLSGGVLGGSLVQGELEGGDELELRPGREVEEGGQSEWRPITTDVRSLQAGGETVDTVSPGGLLGVGTGLDPSATKGDALAGQVAGPPGSLPPAWDSFTMDVDLLERLVGAEEGEEIDPINTGEPLMLTVGTATTVGAVTSARDEECEVELKRPVCAREGAKIAINRRVGARWRLIGVGTLTE
- a CDS encoding lysylphosphatidylglycerol synthase transmembrane domain-containing protein encodes the protein MDVRAVVVGFVAAIAVTAGLVYVVGVNDVITALGRADPQRILLVAAAAIVWLTSWALSLRTVLGVLGQHLSVPRAIAVYASTTFANNVTPFGQAGGEPFSAYLISNETDIEYDTGFAAISSVDAIHFVPSLTLGVLGIGYVGATAALTRRLTMVAGVVGVLAVGLPIAAYFGWRNRERVEAGVARVVTPIVHAVGRVVPQFDAPDASGIEERVDRFFVAIDRVAADRRGLAVAVGYSALGWLALVASLWSSLFALGYVVPLSVVLVAIPVGDLAAAAPLPGGLGGVEALYVLVLATLTPVSAGAVAAAVLVHRGATYLFPIVLGGAVAAVIATD
- a CDS encoding DUF5787 family protein, with protein sequence MREFGFELRLCARLEAGGVPGLASDDGAGEPGNADAGVVARQLGTSVHAAGGRIVDTVCVLPGPEFETRVALASDAIPLPAIEAEVGVGRFRRVTSVFDDPPERARRLAERGREAGFLELDRQNGQTVVRQTGRYPDWVGGLVGVENKPDLGRPGDLEWQTRHDASLGVLDYAVVATESHVTRAHLNRLPDAVGVWRVNFENEDASTSGADDPVDSPIEVIRKPERLDSAGPGLEVLDSKPGRTDVRPVTADAKARQRLRIAERAFGKGWRTYDLPACTEHESAAEADTETLPFCAYKDRLVDAAAECGPECPGYNPVDDEKAPVTDLDAERERNTAWRADAGGRRRQSGLGRFT
- a CDS encoding MBL fold metallo-hydrolase, giving the protein MQVTLLGTGDTTGTPTPNCDCATCEAARERGIERTRFSVHVEDESTGDSLLLDFSPDFRRQFLREDVPLPDAGVVTHVHFDHLDGLGNANRLFDDLPVYAANETDPETGESVAETVARKFDYLGALDARGVAPHETFEAAGFDVTLVPVDHPPLLCYGVVVERDGATLALSGDTTYNIPTQSRDAMRDADLLLADGIVPASLCEHHPLGGKHEGSDGVPRTFGTKHMTREGALALGEDLDASETRVVHAAHFYPGAEAFADEIAVDGETFRL
- a CDS encoding PQQ-binding-like beta-propeller repeat protein, producing the protein MNNPVTRREALATGAVAVGSVAGLSGCLSWGDSRVQWTFEMGLPVPGRAMVVENLVYVASHDGFVRALTVDDGTERWHFDTDTDLLGGPSVVGDSLYIGTYNGTLYAIDAGAGTQQWRTSTAGKITHEPGATPTRIVLGGGPVYSFTSGGDREWTFDRTHGYAAPHITENRVIIGTAKSGTFALDVATGTLDWHVYESTYVTPKLTVAGDLVVIGYRSSGVVAVDRQTGERRWEVPEVGHVRARPRVMDGVGYVGDASGVLYAIDLQEGEVQWRHESRGPIPSTPTIGKDGRILYFCSDQRVVAFDIQKREVVWKSGRLGALLFTPPVLVEDGLLVSGGGEKLYKLSR